aggGGTTTGAGATGTGCTTGAATGGTTgcacgcatgatgggcatggaactggttgagttcccgtcggctactattgggcgaggagtccttagtatggtgattacatgcgttggacgcacgatgggcaaggaactgttatgttcccgtcagctactattgggcgaggagtccatagtatggtgattgcgtgcgtgccagggtccaagttatgaggcttggatgatttactacaagcgaggagtctgtagggcaggactatgagcaggataggctcatagggttggaccacgaatgagttagtttcgtggaagcacagtGGAGTCCCAAGActtagttcatgcatatgactcatgaaggactatgaggtcatggttgggtaatttgaTAATGAGAtacttaattatgttattttgggatgggtggcatatttatttcatgtatttgtttatatatatatatatattgtgcatagctcaccctttctataTATGTGTGGCGATGTTCGGATAACTCGTTAttcgggagcagatgatttgatagatgggccaggagatgcctagactcggagcgagggatagtcaggaattttgtttatatgttattattttggtttttgagATAAATATGTAAACCTTTGGGAGCCATGTgaatattgttttagttttataaattatggactcttggttttatgacttatatattaaagttttaaatttcccgtgcttttgggaaatagtttatattaaatgcagcatttattttatttcaaattttatttattaaaaattagtaatattccttagggatgttacaggttGTGTCAATTTCTCATGGGATGTTCACAAAGAATGCATTAGGTTTCACATGGGCAACTCGCAGAAGTTCGACACTATAAAAGGCCACCGGTGAAAGGATAAAGGCGTAGTGCGACAAGGAGGAGCTTCAAGGAGTGTGTAGTGTGGTGCAAAGGAGCTTTGCAGGATGTAGAGATTGCATAAGGTAGTGCGGCAGAGCCTCGTTACGGAGTAAGGAACGTTGTGCGACAGAGCTTCATAAGGTACAAAGGTTCGCCTTCGGACGATGTGGGGTGAAAACTAGCAATGGTTAGGAACCGTTGTTAAAAACtaccaaaattacaaaatacgTCACTGTGTTTCATTTGACGACATTTGTTAGTTAGTTGTTATTATTTGATGTTGTAGAAGCCCATTTTGCATTAGTGGGAATTATATCTTTTAGTTTGATGTATAAAGGTACTTGAAGCAATTCTTAGCCTTGTATTtgtaaaaaagaagaacaatatttatgttcattaataatataaaatattgtaagaTCTTGTATCAATCCTAAGACATTACTTCTTTTTAGAATGTGCAATCTAGTGATCATTTTAGATAATTTTCCCCGtaagattttttgttttgtccatgagtgattgtgtttaaaataatacttaGTGGGTTACCAATAGTGGTTGCATTCCAAAGAACACCAAAGTTGTTAGATAAGAGTGGttgcattttcaaataatactcGAGTTTTTTAGCTAAAAGCGACCATGTTTCAAACAATACTTAGTGGTTTAGTCATAAGTGGATGTGTTTTAAACAATAATTGGTTTTGGCCAATtgttgtgtttaaaataatacttaGTGGGTTAGTCAGAAGTGACTACATTTCAAACAATACTTTATCTTAGCTAGGAAGGACTACATTCCAAAGCATACCTAGGGTCTTAGTTAGGAGTGACTACATGTCCAAATAATACACGATGTCGGTGTTGTTGGAGTTGACCAAGATTTGATGAATCCAACTTTTCTTTGAGTTGAGTAAGACTTGATCACCTTTCCTTGAAGATTCATGAAGTTTGATGACTTAGATGTGTTTATGAAGTGTGTTATGTTGATTGGGATTTTATGTAAGTTTCTTTTTGAGTAGTTTaatcttataattataattagaaagTCATGTCAATGTGTGtttgaagaaaacattttttttttgagatttCTTATAGTGATTTCAAGATCGTTCTCTATGTAAGAGAGAAATATAACGATTCACTTGTATTTTCTTCCCTTTTTGTGCTTGTAATGtttaaagaaaatttgtttcaatgtattattttatttgcatGTGGTTTTGTTGTTTCTAGATTAAGTTTATAGTCATGGTTTGATGTTAATGGTTTAGAAAGTCAATCCTTTAGGTTTAAgaattaattttctttcctaATTTGTGATTGGCTCAACAATGATCTCTAGTAGTGGATGACAAGTAAACAGCCCAATCAACCTGATGAGAATAAAGtgatattttatctttattttttgttgacttgttttaaaatcatattttcaaaaatatattttgaatttgttatttctagaaatttgtaatttagtctacctattaaataatttaaataattatgaattagaCAATTCAAAACATctctaaattatacaatttaaacttatttttcaaattatccaAAATCATATTCTTGATTGGATAgttcaaaactttatttcaaatacgtaattcaaaacataattttgaattgaataaataaggatataatgacaaaaataatttagtcattttattatattacgGGTGGTAAAAGGAAATACGAGGGGCGCAGGAAGAAAATGTCGAGAATAGTTTCTCAGGCTTGTCCCGAAACACAGTCCTTACAACAAACGAAAGCCCAAAAACGAAGACAAACAAAATCCAAGGGTTTTAGGAAGAAACAAGAGAGAGATTGGAACTCTCCTGTTCTGAAGTGATTCATTCCACTTCTCTGCCATGAAGTTCCTTCGATCTCTCATTggtatattcttcttcttcttctccgtgTTCTactatttcttcattttcttgtaCAAACTTTCTTTCACAAtctcattttctctttcttttcgcTTTCCATAGCTCAATCACGTTATGCAGCTTTTTTCACAGTCTCggtttctctttcttttctctttccgTAGTTCAATCACGTCATGCTGCGCTTGTCGGGTCACTGAATGGGGTTTCTGGACTCCGATTCTTCGCTGTTTCCACTGAAGAGTACGCCAAGAGAAACTATGCAAACAACGTTTCCGAGTACAACACTGTTTTGGGCTCTCTCACTGCACAAAGAAGGTTttgtctcctttttttttttaaataaaaaatgggttaattaattattttgagcATCccatttgtttgaattttgcCAAGTTTGAATTTTTGTATGAGGGGTTTATTTGGTAGGAATTTCTTGCTGAGAGATGTGTATCATGATATGATGCTTGATGGGGTGAAACCTACGCGCGACACTTTCCATTCCCTTGTTGTTGGAACTATGAAAGGAGCTAGGATGCAAGATGCTTTCTTCTTCGTGGACCAAATGAAAACTATGGGTTTGCTCCCTGATGTATGTACTGTTTtatatcattattcataatttttgctTGAATAGTTTTCCATTTTGGGTGTGACGAGGTGTTGGAATGGACTTATTGATATTGAATGTAATACTTGAATTTATATGCTGAGAAAGGGGTGCTTAACAAATTTAGGTTGATCATCGCCTTGCAGAAATCGATATCATTGCTTGATATTCAATTTGGTACTACTGGCATATAATGAGATCTGAAGTTGAGATATTGAACTAGTTTTGTTGCTTTCCCCGTGTTTATTAACAAGGGGAAGGGATAAGAGTGGAATGATTATACTTGAAAGTGTTGTAGTTCGATATCTTTAGTTTGCTGCGTTGAACTTTTATTTTCTGGGTCTCTTccttttataataacttttagAATTTAGAATATGGACACTCTTGAGTGAGAAAAAGAAGGTTTTGAggttcttttattctttatagtcTTTTTTGCGTTTCCGTGCTATTGTAGATCAGAAGatacttttgttatttttgtacaCATTTTTGCATGAAAAGGTTGTTGGGAGCTTGAATGTGTGTCCCATAATGATTTTATCTAGTAGTTTGTATCAGCAGATGCCATTAGGCCACAAAACATTTTGATGTGTAATTTGTATATCCTCTATGTAGGTCTATGACAGTTGTTTCATGTTGATGACGTAGGTTACTTTGTACAACTTTCTGATTTCGACTTGTGGAAAATGCAAGAACTCTAATAAGGCTATTCAGGTACTTATGACTATTGCTTATAGTCAAGGATTTGAAGTATTACTATTTGTGTTTTTTGCTTCTTTCTCTTTAGATAtatgatttatttgttttttgtatgaaatgaagattttggAGGAAATGAAATGCATGGAAGTAAAGCCTAATGTACAAACCTACATCTGCTTGCTAAATGCTTGTGCTGCCGGTGGACGCATAGACCGAGTGTATGTTGCATCTACTTCTTGCACTATCTAATACTTTACTATAAATTACTTTTGCCCTTAATTCCTTCTCTCTATAATTCCATTGTCTGTTTTATACAATgcttgttgttttattttaaaacagtGTTATGAAATTCTACTCTTAATGGCCTAACAAGTAAAACCTGATTTTCtacaagataattttttttcttgtcttttgaGTAACGTAGGAGGTTTTGCTCTTCTAGTTGTCTGTTTTTTAGTACAAATTGTATATCAGCATCATCAACTCGTCacttagatatattttttatttttttggaatatttaaattatatgtattgaAATGTATTGATCCAGGTATGCAATTGTCCGTGATATGATAGCTGCTGGTCTGGGATTGAACAAGTTCTGCTATGCTGGGCTTATAGTTGCACACAAGAATAAGACACCTCTTGCTGATGATTTTTCTGCAAAAGTAGTTATCATTCCTATCTTTTTATTTGGAATCGTATATGCTGTATTTATCCAGTGATGTCTAAAACTTTTATTCTGTGGAAAAAGGTCATTGAGTTTGTGGAGAAGTCAAAGATGTGGTCTTCAGTTGAAACCAACAGTGCCAATGCTGAGAATGTGATGATGGGTGTTACTGATGAAGAATTATACAACCTACCAACAGCAGAATATATTCATAGGCGTGGAAGGTTTTTGAATCTACCATTTACAGCTTATCACACTGCATTTCATGCTGCTGCAGACCTAAAAAATGTTGAGGTATTAAGTGTCATGTCATGCATGTTAAAGTTTGGATGCtgttaaataattctttttaccATGCTTCTGCTTTATTATTCCAATGCCATTTGTTTGTATGTGGAATGAAATCATTCAACCATATGACTTCGAGATGTTGGATTTAATTATCAGCAGCATTAAGTCCTGTAAAAATTGGTTGCATGTGATATTTGAATATGGACATAAGTTGGTGTCCCTTGTGtattgttgagaataaagaaaatagggattgagattaatgtcccttgtgtataaaccacacatagggtaatctatttataatagagaaaggtacaagtaaaaagagtaactgaaaataaaaagattaaatagaagatattgtttgatattgtggttatcaatatctaacaatatcttaataatatcaaacaatatctaacactccccctcaagctggagcatacaaatcgtatgtgccaagcttgttacaaatataatcaattctaggcccccgtaaaaatttagtaaaaatatctgctaattgatcacttgagttaacaaactcagtcttgatgtctccagacataaccttttcccgaacaaaatgacaatcaatctcaatgtgtttggtcctctcatgaaagacaggattagagctaatatgaagagcagcctgattgtcacacacaagtgtcatttgagtaacatctccaaattgtaacttTTGAAGCAATTGCTTGAGCCAAATAAGTTCACAGGCAGCTGaggccatagctctatattctgcttttgcactggatcttgctacaacactttgtttcttacttttccacgagatcaagttaccaccaatggagacacaatacccagatgtagatcttctatcagaaggagatcctgcccaatcagcatctgaatagcaaacaactcttgtatggttattagaaccatataacaatccttttccaggagatttttaatatacttcaagatgcgaatgactgcattccaatgatcttcacatggagaattaagaaattggcttaccacactgactgcaaaggaaatgtcaggacgagtaacggtatgataattcaatttcccaaccaatcgtctatactgctcaggatcagatataggctccccctgatttggtagaagtttagtattgggatccatgGGTGTATCAATAGACTTTGAACTCATCAACCCAGTTTCTTCCAGAATATCCATGGCATACTTTCTctgagatataacaataccatcattagactgtgccacctcaatacccaagaaatatctgagtttgccaagatctttggtctgaaaatggtgacagatatgttgtttcaactgagagatgccatggttgttactccctgtaagaacgatgtcatcaacatatactatcaagtaaacacatccagcACTCGAGTGTTGATAAAAGACAGAATGATCTGTTTCACaccgagtcataccaaattgctgaacaacattgctaaactttccaaaccaAGCTCTAGGAGATTGTTTTAGCCATATAGGGATTTTcgaagacgacataccatcccagaagactctccctgagcaacaaatccagg
This Vigna unguiculata cultivar IT97K-499-35 unplaced genomic scaffold, ASM411807v1 contig_155, whole genome shotgun sequence DNA region includes the following protein-coding sequences:
- the LOC114171265 gene encoding pentatricopeptide repeat-containing protein At4g35850, mitochondrial-like; translation: MKFLRSLIVQSRHAALVGSLNGVSGLRFFAVSTEEYAKRNYANNVSEYNTVLGSLTAQRRNFLLRDVYHDMMLDGVKPTRDTFHSLVVGTMKGARMQDAFFFVDQMKTMGLLPDVTLYNFLISTCGKCKNSNKAIQILEEMKCMEVKPNVQTYICLLNACAAGGRIDRVYAIVRDMIAAGLGLNKFCYAGLIVAHKNKTPLADDFSAKVIEFVEKSKMWSSVETNSANAENVMMGVTDEELYNLPTAEYIHRRGRFLNLPFTAYHTAFHAAADLKNVEVLSVMSCMLKFGCC